Part of the Calorimonas adulescens genome is shown below.
AATAATTAGCATTAAGGTTAATCACTACAACCACCCCAGGAAAAATATTCTATGTTATATTTTCCCCAGGATAAATCCGCTTTATACTACCTTTTTTAAAAGTTCTACTGAAAATTCGTCTATCTCTTTATTGTTGACCATTTCGTCCATTATGCTGAGAGCTTGTTCATAAGACATAGCTTCCCTGTAGGGTCTTTCCTCTGTAAGTGCTACGAATACATCACATACTGCAATGAGTCTGTCGATGCTATCCAGTTCAAAAGCGGTCAACTGCCTTGGATATCCTGTTCCATTTAACCTTTCGTGATGATTAGCAGCCCAATGTATAATGTCACCCAGTTCCTCTATTTCATTTAAAATCACTCTTGTATAATAAACATGGGATTTTATTATTAGAAATTCCTCTTTCGTTAATTTACCGTTTTTTTCTAATATGCTGTTTGGTATGGCTAACTTACCCAGATCATGCAGATAAGCTGCCACTACGCCCATTTCTCTTTTTGATTCGTCCATATCCAGTTCTGACAGCATTCTATATGCAAGTTCTGCTATAGATTGGGTATGCCTTAACGTGAAGCGGCTCTTGTTATCTATAACCATCCCAAACGCTCGTGATATATCAATAAGCCCATTAATATCGAGGTCAACAGGTTCTACTGGTTCCATCCTTGCAAGGATTCCCTTTATATTAAAAAAGGCATAGTTGAGCCAAAACTCATCTGGTTTTACGGCCGATTTAAAAGCCTCAACTGCATATGGTGAAAACATCTTTTCGCTATTGTCCACTACCCAGTCTACAAGCTGATCGGCCTGATAAATGTAGTTTATATTCCTATTATATCTTATGTCAAACTGGTCTGCCAGGTGTATTATCTGAGCAGTTAAAGGTATCATATCCTTGCGGACTTCAAATGGTCCTGTACCATCCCAGTTCTCATGGGAATACAGTATTGCATTTGGGATTTCATCACTATTTAGCGGCATAATCTTTGCTATATCATATCCTATCTCTAC
Proteins encoded:
- a CDS encoding HD-GYP domain-containing protein yields the protein MRLLLNDILSSFSLALDLAEEKMFEHARRVAYISLCIADKLKLSQDYRKDVYFSALLHDVGASEAKADLSGDVDYVKRHVEIGYDIAKIMPLNSDEIPNAILYSHENWDGTGPFEVRKDMIPLTAQIIHLADQFDIRYNRNINYIYQADQLVDWVVDNSEKMFSPYAVEAFKSAVKPDEFWLNYAFFNIKGILARMEPVEPVDLDINGLIDISRAFGMVIDNKSRFTLRHTQSIAELAYRMLSELDMDESKREMGVVAAYLHDLGKLAIPNSILEKNGKLTKEEFLIIKSHVYYTRVILNEIEELGDIIHWAANHHERLNGTGYPRQLTAFELDSIDRLIAVCDVFVALTEERPYREAMSYEQALSIMDEMVNNKEIDEFSVELLKKVV